A genomic segment from Aspergillus puulaauensis MK2 DNA, chromosome 1, nearly complete sequence encodes:
- a CDS encoding putative GTP binding protein (GTPBP1) (COG:J;~EggNog:ENOG410PHI3;~InterPro:IPR035531,IPR027417,IPR000795,IPR039263, IPR009001,IPR009000;~PFAM:PF00009;~go_function: GO:0003924 - GTPase activity [Evidence IEA];~go_function: GO:0005525 - GTP binding [Evidence IEA]): MRSDALKPSLEDRRRGELALSEFAEYADKQQSLRATQTAPLDNGTSDKPAENEDHAELEILDQLGLSDDPKTVKLKELFLSPDDKSDDNIKVLAEILQNRIDEGHGETIFDLGVEDGGESMSLTLDQWNSALQRLREAATTLAAYCRIILTYNVGGPEETRTANDRIKGACGKVLIRQPAQTLEEMAEIRMAVVGNVDAGKSTMLGVLVKGGLDDGRGKARVNLFRHKHEIESGRTSSVGLEIMGFDGHGEIVSSSQGRKLSWEEVGKRSAKVISFSDLAGHERYLRTTVFGMLSSNPNYCLLMVAANNGLIGMSKEHLGIALALNVPVMVIITKIDICPPHILQETISQLTKILKSPGARKIPIFVKNMEETINTAGQFVSQRICPIFQVSNVTGENLELVRTFLNILPYRGHYNPDAPFEFLINDTFSVPHVGTVVSGVAKSGVIHAGDTVLVGPDSLGQFTTTTIKSIERKRIQVNACFAGQSGSFALKRVRRKEVRKGMVVLKKLDQPPKVFREFVAEVLILSHATTIKPRYQAMLHVGAVSQTCSVIDIDRPFIRTGDRAQVAFRFMQRPEFLAPGDRVLFREGKTKGLGIVKSVGYDPSNPLNAEVRKEYERKEKR; encoded by the exons ATGCGATCGGACGCCCTGAAACCGTCTCTCGAGGACCGGCGAAGAGGCGAGCTA GCGCTCAGCGAGTTTGCGGAATACGCGGACAAGCAACAGTCACTTCGCGCCACCCAAACGGCACCTCTAGACAACGGTACCAGCGACAAGCCTGCCGAGAATGAGGATCACGCCGAATTGGAGATACTTGACCAGCTTGGCTTATCCGATGACCCGAAGACAGTCAAGTTGAAGGAACTTTTCCTTAGCCCGGACGATAAGTCCGACGATAACATCAAGGTCCTTGCTGAGATCTTGCAGAACCGCATTGATGAAGGCCATGGGGAGACCATTTTCGACCTCGgagttgaagatggcggagaGTCTATGTCACTCACTCTTGACCAGTGGAATTCAGCGCTACAACGACTGCGAGAAGCGGCAACAACCCTTGCTGCATACTGCCGTATCATTCTAACCTACAACGTTGGCGGACCCGAAGAGACGCGTACTGCGAACGACCGAATAAAGGGTGCATGCGGCAAGGTGCTCATTCGACAGCCCGCGCAAACGCTAGAGGAAATGGCAGAGATACGCATGGCAGTCGTGGGAAATGTCGACGCTGGCAAGAGTACCATGCTTGGAGTACTTGTGAAGGGGGGACTAGATGATGGGAGAGGGAAAGCTCGGGTGAATCTCTTCCGCCACAAGCATGAAATTGAGAGTGGCCGGACCAGCTCTGTGGGCTTGGAGATCATGGGatttgatggccatggagaGATAGTGAGCAGCTCACAAGGACGCAAGCTTTcttgggaggaggtggggAAACGGTCTGCTAAGGTTATCTCGTTCTCTGATCTGGCGGGTCACGAGCGCTACCTGCGAACGACCGTCTTCGGCATGTTGAGCAGCAATCCTAACTACTGTCTCCTAATGGTTGCAGCCAATAACGGCCTTATCGGGATGAGTAAAGAGCACCTGGGAATTGCCCTGGCTCTGAATGTGCCCGTTATGgtcatcatcaccaagatCGATATATGCCCTCCACATATCTTGCAGGAGACTATTTCCCAGTTGACCAAGATCCTCAAGTCTCCTGGCGCTAGGAAGATTCCCATATTTGTCAAGAATATGGAAGAAACCATCAATACTGCAGGGCAATTTGTTTCTCAACGGATATGTCCCATTTTCCAAGTCTCTAACGTCACTGGAGAGAATTTGGAACTTGTCCGGACATTCCTGAATATCCTTCCCTACCGCGGGCATTATAATCCTGATGCGCCTTTCGAATTTTTGATCAACGACACGTTCTCTGTTCCTCATGTCGGCACAGTCGTGTCTGGAGTGGCAAAATCTGGGGTGATTCATGCTGGTGATACCGTGCTTGTCGGCCCTGACTCTCTCGGTCAATTTACAACGACTACGATCAAGTCTATTGAACGAAAGCGTATCCAAGTAAATGCTTGTTTTGCTGGACAATCTGGATCATTTGCACTGAAGCGTGTCCGGCGGAAGGAAGTCCGGAAAGGCATGGTTGTGCTCAAGAAATTGGATCAACCCCCCAAGGTTTTCCGGGAGTTCGTTGCAGAAG TTCTCATTCTGTCGCATGCGACGACTATCAAGCCTCGGTATCAGGCAATGCTTCATGTCGGGGCAGTGAGCCAAACCTGCTCCGTCATCGATATCGATCGCCCTTTCATCAGGACCGGTGACCGTGCCCAGGTTGCGTTCCGCTTCATGCAGCGACCTGAGTTTCTCGCTCCTGGGGATAGAGTGCTGTTCCGAGAGGGAAAGACCAAGGGACTAGGAATTGTAAAAAGTGTCGGATATGACCCAAGCAATCCATTGAACGCCGAGGTGAGGAAGGAGTATGAGCGGAAAGAAAAGCGTTGA
- the LSM3 gene encoding U4/U6-U5 snRNP complex subunit LSM3 (COG:A;~EggNog:ENOG410PQU6;~InterPro:IPR034105,IPR010920,IPR040002,IPR001163;~PFAM:PF01423;~go_function: GO:0003723 - RNA binding [Evidence IEA];~go_process: GO:0000398 - mRNA splicing, via spliceosome [Evidence IEA];~go_process: GO:0000956 - nuclear-transcribed mRNA catabolic process [Evidence IEA]), giving the protein MADTEGAGTSSVSEPLDLVRLSLDEIVFVKLRGDRELKGRLHAYDSHCNLVLGEVEETIYVVEEDENEQEHIRTIKKQEEMLFVRGDSVVLISPQA; this is encoded by the exons ATGGCCGACACCGAGGGTGCGGGCACCTCTTCCGTCTCCGAACCGCTGGACCTGGTCCGCCTCTCTCTCGACGAGATTGTCTTTGTCAAGCTGCGGGGTGATCGCGAACTCAAGGGTCGTCTACAC GCTTACGACAGTCACTGCAATCTGGTTCTgggcgaggttgaggagACAATATAcgtggtcgaggaggatgagaacgAGCAGGAGCACATTCGC ACAATCAAAAAGCAAGAAGAGATGCTGTTCGTTCGAG GTGACTCGGTTGTCCTAATTTCTCCCCAAGCCTGA